A single region of the Cynocephalus volans isolate mCynVol1 chromosome 12, mCynVol1.pri, whole genome shotgun sequence genome encodes:
- the DNAJB7 gene encoding LOW QUALITY PROTEIN: dnaJ homolog subfamily B member 7 (The sequence of the model RefSeq protein was modified relative to this genomic sequence to represent the inferred CDS: inserted 2 bases in 1 codon) yields the protein MVDYYEVLGVQRYASPEDIKKAYHKVALKWHPDKNPENKKEAEQKFKEVAKAYEVLSNDEKRDIYDKYGKEGLNDGGKSHFDDECEYGFRFRKPDDVFKKCFGEWDPFSFHFFEDSLEDLLDSLRSSYGSRSRGAGSFFSTFSEYPIFERFSSYDTRYTSDGSLGHEGPPSLSSLAFADSGIGNYVSVTTSGKIENDQEXEVEDDGELKSFFVNGVADEESFAEECSWRRQSFYNYSPNSYSPKHVFQCNLVDNNKQGIPWVTSNWDPSIFSGGLKDGGKKKKKKHKEVQKKRSTKRNC from the exons ATGGTGGATTATTACGAAGTTCTGGGAGTGCAGAGATACGCTTCACCTGAGGACATTAAGAAAGCTTATCATAAAGTGGCACTAAAATGGCACCCTgataaaaatccagaaaataaaaaagaagcagaGCAAAAATTCAAAGAAGTAGCCAAGGCATATGAGGTATTATCAAATGATGAAAAACGGGACATTTATGATAAATATGGTAAAGAAGGACTAAATGATGGAGGTAAAAGTCATTTTGATGATGAATGTGAGTATGGCTTCAGGTTCCGTAAGCCAGATgatgtctttaaaaaatgttttggtgaGTGGGACCCATTTTCATTTCACTTCTTTGAAGATTCACTTGAGGACCTTTTAGATAGTCTGAGAAGCTCCTATGGAAGCAGAAGCAGAGGTGCAGGATCCTTTTTCTCTACTTTCAGTGAATATccaatttttgaaagattttcttcATATGATACAAGATATACATCAGATGGTTCACTGGGGCATGAGGGCCCTCCTTCATTGTCTTCCCTGGCATTTGCTGATAGTGGGATAGGCAACTATGTATCTGTTACAACTTCAGGCAAAATTGAGAATGATCAAGA AGAAGTTGAAGATGATGGAGAGCTGAAATCCTTCTTTGTAAATGGTGTGGCAGACGAAGAGAGCTTTGCAGAAGAATGCAGCTGGAGAAGACAGTCATTCTACAATTATTCACCAAATTCCTACAGCCCGAAACATGTCTTTCAATGTAATCTTGTAGACAATAATAAGCAAGGTATACCTTGGGTCACCAGCAACTGGGATCCCTCTATTTTCTCAGGAGGACTCAAAGATGgtggtaagaagaaaaaaaagaagcataaagAGGTGCAGAAGAAGAGGTCAACCAAAAGGAATTGTTAA